A stretch of DNA from Halobacteriovorax sp. JY17:
TGCTATGGCACTTGGTTCAAAAGACCGTTATGGACAAGCGGAAGTTGATGAAATCCAAAAACTTGTTCCAGAGGGAATTGAAGGACAAGTTCCTTATAGAGGATCACTTGCTTCTAATATTTATCAGATGCTCGGAGGACTTAGAGCTGGGATGGGTTATGTTGGCGCCGAAAATATTTCTGCACTTCAAGAGAAAGCAGAGTTTATTCAAATTACACAAGCTTCATTAAAGGAGTCACATCCTCATGATGTGATGATTACTAAAGAAGCACCTAATTATCAAAAGTCTTAGGAATATTATGAAAAGCGAAAAGTTAGTAGATAGAAAAATTTGGATCGTTGACTTCGGTTCTCAATACACACAATTAATAACAAGAAAGTCTCGGGAGCTTGGTTATTCAAGTGAGATCATTACATTAAAAGAATGTAGAGAACTCTTTGATAAGAATGAAAGACCAGATGCGCTTGTTCTAAGTGGTGGCCCTCAGTCAGTATTTGAAGATACGTATGATTATTCCTTTATTTTTGATAATGAAGATCTTCCAATTCTTGGGATTTGTTATGGAATGCAAATTCTTGGAAAATACTTTGGTGGAAATGTAGAGAGAGGAACAATTGGGGAGTATGGACATGCGACCATTGAATTCTCTGGGTCTCAAAAGTTTGAGAATTGCCCAAGTAATATTAGCGTATGGATGAGTCATTCTGATCATATATCAAAACTTCCAAATGACTTTGAACTTGCTATTAAAAGTGGAAATGGATTGATTGCAGGGATTGTTCATAAGTCGAGAAAAATTCTAGGGCTTCAGTTTCATCCTGAAGTTGAGCATAGCGATCATGGCAAAGATATTCTAAATCACTTCTTTAAAAATATTGCAGAACTTGAGCCTGATTGGTCAGCGAGTGAAATGTTAAAAGAAGCGACAGCAATGGTGAAGGCCATTGGAGATAAGAAAGTTCTCTGCGCATTCTCTGGTGGTGTCGACTCTCTCGTTGCAGCGATGTTATCACATCACGTTCTAGGAGAGAATCTATATTGCTTCTTCGTTGATCATGGACTTCTTCGTCCGCAAGACTTAGGACACATAAAGTTACTTCAAGAGAAGCTTCCTCTTAATATCGAAATCATAGATGTAAAAGAATTATTTCTTTCTAAATTAAAAGGTCTTTCTGATCCTGAAGAGAAGAGAAAGATGATTGGTAATACTTTCATTGAAGTTTTTGAAGAGAAAGTTCATGAGTTTGAAGATAAGAAAGGAATTAAATTTGATTATCTCCTGCAAGGAACTCTCTATCCTGATGTGATTGAATCTTTTTCACCACATTTAGAAGATGGAAAATCTGCAACGATTAAGTCTCATCATAATGTGGGTGGGTTACCTGAGAGAATGAAACTTAAATTACTTGAACCATTGAGACATTTATTTAAAGATGAAGTTAGACGACTTGGAGAGGAACTTAGTTTAAATCACGATTGGGTTTATAGACATCCTTTTCCTGGTCCTGGATTAGGAATTAGAATTCTTGGAGAAATTTTTCCAGAATCTATTCGAAAGGTCCAGGAGTCTGATCAAATTCTCTTTGAAGAACTTCATCGCTCTGGATTATATGAAGCAACCTGGCAGGCCTTAACTGTTCTTCTTCCTATTAAAACTGTCGGAGTGAAGGGAGATGCAAGGGCCTACGAAGAAGTTATTTGTTTAAGAATGGTTAATAGCTCTGATGGTATGACCGCCACATGGTCTGAAATGCCGAGAGATTTTCTAACAAAGGTTTCAAGTCGAATTACAAATGAAGTGCGTGGGGTGACAAGAGTCGTCTACGATATAACTTCTAAGCCACCAGGAACAATTGAGTGGGAATAAAGAAAAGGAAGACAAACGTCTTCCTTTTTATTTTTAGAATTTTAACTCAATTCCAATCCCAATAACCGAGTCTTGAATTTCAACTTCACTTGATCCAAATTGATGTGTAGTAGAACCTTGAGTATAAAGGTATGTTCTAGAGCTTTTAATAATATCATTTTCAAAAAATCCATTAATACCATCAAGCATTGCTCCGGCAGGATTCATTAATGCCATTGCAAATCCACCAACTTTTTCAGAGCCAAATAATTTTCCACCATTATCTTTAATCTTTTGCTCCATCGTAAACATAGCTTCTCCCATTAGTGAACCAATAATCGGAGTAATAAGTAAGTCTTGAATTGAAGGAGTTTCAGCAAAAGCTTCAAATCCGTATTCCCAAAAGAATGTAGACATAACAACACTGTATCCGAATGATTCCATTTTATTAAAACCTGCGTGACGAGCTACAGTGTAATAAGCTGCTCCCGAAATAGGGTGTCCTATATAGTTAATCATCCAATCATCTTTATCTACTACTGGACCTTCTTTTACATTTTCCTTCCACTTATTTCCTAATCCTGCTCCTGAAATTTCTTCTTTATCCCACTTCGTAACCGATTCTGGCATTACCCATAGTAGGCCAATCGCAGCAGCTCCAAGAGCTGTGAAGTTTCGAGTTTGTTTCGCTAGTTTCTTTTGTCTTTCAGAAAGATTATTAAATGAAATTGGAGTTCTATATTGATCACCAACGACTACAAATGATGTAAATGGTTTTTCTTCATTTTGAATACAAATGCTCTCTAGTTGATCAACAGGAGCGGCAGTATTTCTTATAAGTGTTGCTTGAAGGGACTTACACTCTACTTGATTTCTTGTATCAACTGTTATTATCTTTCCTTCTCCAAACATTCGAGCTTGTTTTTCTTTCTTTACACGCTCGTCGTGCATATCATCTGTAATTTTATTCCATTCTTTTTCAGTGACAAATCTAGAAAGAGGATTAAACATCCAATCGTCTAGCTTTACTTCGTCTGTTGAGTTTGCAAATGAGCTCATGGAAGCTAATAGTATTGGAAGTATTAGTAGTGACTTAAGCATAGTAACCTCTTTCTCAATTGAATTAAATTGAGGTAATTATATATTCTAAGTAGAGATGAATGAGGATGATTGTAGGATTTTCAAGGGCCGTCAATAAAGTAGACGGCCATAAGATACGGTAATTACTCTAAAGAAATAAGTGCATTTGATCAGCAATAGACTCTTTCTGAGTAATAATATCTCGAGTTCTATGCTGAAGAACTTCGGTCTTGGTGAAGGAATCGCTAAAGGTTTGAATTACAAAGAAACTCATTTGCGGGTAATCTTGTTTAAGAGACTTCATCTCTTCAGTGATGAGTTCAACATTATGAGGGTCATCGTCACTCATTCCAAATCTGTGGTGATCACTATAACCATATTTTTCTATGGCCATCTCAACAGACTCTCTGATGGCCCCTCTTTTTAAATCAGCAATAGAGGCAGCTTCTTGACCACCTGAAAGATGATCCCTAACTTCAGGGTTACTTACAGGGTAAATACTTAAGTAATTAGGTGATTTTGTAAGATGTCCGTCTTGTACGAGAAGATCGATTCCTTTCTTAATTGTTTCTGGTTCGTGACCTCTTGCTGTAATAACTGATACAGGTCTCTGGTTATGAGCTGCGTGGAAAAAGCAATTCCAAGAAGGAGCTTTCCAATTAAAGTCTTTCTTTGAAAGAGCTTCTTCAACATCTTCAATGAATCTTTGCTTCTTGTCTTTTAAAGAATATTTTTGATCGCGGAAGTTTCTAAAACTTCCTTTTTCATCATTGAAATCAATAAAGTAATCTTGATAGAGGCCAGTGATTCCAATTTCTCTATGGTGACCAGCAAAGGCCGCACTCGAGAGTTGAAGCTCTTGTCCTGTTTTCTTATGGAAAATGATTATTGTTGTTGCGAGTGTTGCAACATTGTCATCGAAGTCGAAGAAGTAGAAACTCTTACCACCTAAGTGAAAATTTCTGTCCATTTCAACTGGCCGATCTGCAAAGAGCTCTAGTTGAGAGGTACTTAATGGGATTTTCTTCTTTCTTTTAGCCATGGTGATTTAACCTATATCCATTTACCTAGTGTAATCAAGTGAGTATGTAATATTTAACTAGTGGAAATTGTGCCAACTAATTAAAAATACTACTAGATCAATTTGTGTGTGGATTATTTCTCAGTTAATCGACGATGAAAGAGGAGAGGTTAAT
This window harbors:
- the guaA gene encoding glutamine-hydrolyzing GMP synthase, with translation MKSEKLVDRKIWIVDFGSQYTQLITRKSRELGYSSEIITLKECRELFDKNERPDALVLSGGPQSVFEDTYDYSFIFDNEDLPILGICYGMQILGKYFGGNVERGTIGEYGHATIEFSGSQKFENCPSNISVWMSHSDHISKLPNDFELAIKSGNGLIAGIVHKSRKILGLQFHPEVEHSDHGKDILNHFFKNIAELEPDWSASEMLKEATAMVKAIGDKKVLCAFSGGVDSLVAAMLSHHVLGENLYCFFVDHGLLRPQDLGHIKLLQEKLPLNIEIIDVKELFLSKLKGLSDPEEKRKMIGNTFIEVFEEKVHEFEDKKGIKFDYLLQGTLYPDVIESFSPHLEDGKSATIKSHHNVGGLPERMKLKLLEPLRHLFKDEVRRLGEELSLNHDWVYRHPFPGPGLGIRILGEIFPESIRKVQESDQILFEELHRSGLYEATWQALTVLLPIKTVGVKGDARAYEEVICLRMVNSSDGMTATWSEMPRDFLTKVSSRITNEVRGVTRVVYDITSKPPGTIEWE
- a CDS encoding DUF3943 domain-containing protein translates to MLKSLLILPILLASMSSFANSTDEVKLDDWMFNPLSRFVTEKEWNKITDDMHDERVKKEKQARMFGEGKIITVDTRNQVECKSLQATLIRNTAAPVDQLESICIQNEEKPFTSFVVVGDQYRTPISFNNLSERQKKLAKQTRNFTALGAAAIGLLWVMPESVTKWDKEEISGAGLGNKWKENVKEGPVVDKDDWMINYIGHPISGAAYYTVARHAGFNKMESFGYSVVMSTFFWEYGFEAFAETPSIQDLLITPIIGSLMGEAMFTMEQKIKDNGGKLFGSEKVGGFAMALMNPAGAMLDGINGFFENDIIKSSRTYLYTQGSTTHQFGSSEVEIQDSVIGIGIELKF